In Nocardioides sp. JS614, the sequence CCCCGCTGAGTGCTGCCCCGGATCGCATCTGCGCAGGTCAGAGGCGGTGCGGGACGGTGGCGCCTTCTGTTACCGAACGGTGGATCTTCCGTGGAGATCGTGTTCATCGGGTGTGGACCGGGCCTGCCTACCTTGGCGGTGTAGCACTGGAGCACCAGGGGATGACATGACCACCACGACAGCTGCCGCCACGGCCAGGAAGCTCATTCTTCCTGTGGGCAGCGTCGTCGGCGCCGGCTTGCTGGCCATGTTGATGGGGGTCCCCTGGACGAGTGCCGGCGAAGGAGCCTCCGGGATCCGGCTGCTGGCCGACGACCACCAGGGCGCGACCCTCACGATCAGCAGGATCGAGCCCGGTGAGTCTGTGTCTCGCAGCGTGACCATCCGCAACTCCGGTGGCACGCCGTCGAGGCTCTCCTTCCAGGAGACGGGAGACCCCTCGCCGTTCGCGGACGGGGAGCTGCGCCTGGTCATCGACCAGGACGGCCGAACCTTGTACGACGGCGACTTCGCCGCCATGAGCGACATCGCGCAGGACGTGGGCACCGTCGAGTCCCACGGGTCCAGCACGTTCACGTTCACGGTGTCCCTGCCGGACGACGCCCCGTTCGCCAATCAGGGCGACCCGGCGTCGGCGTCGTACACGTGGGTGAACTCGACCTCTGGATCGTCCGGATCCTTCGGCTGAGGAGGGCCGACCGGCACTGATCGACCATCGGGGACGACGTCGGCCGCCCGCGCACCTGGGGGGCGCGCGGACGGTCGCCGTCCGACCCGGAACCTGGACGAGTCGTCCGGCGCGCCTGGGGGGAGCGCCGAGCGGCCCGACCGTCCCGGAGGGAAGCCTGTCCGGCGCTGTTGGGGGGGAGCGCCGGACGGGCCGTCCTCCCCGACCACATCTCGGAGAAATCCGCCCATGGAGATCACGACCTCCCCGCACCGCCCGGCGTCGACGCCGTGGGGGCGCCTGCTCGCGCTCGTGGTCATCGTCGCGCCCGTCTCGATCCTGGTCCTGCTGCCGATCGGGCTCGGCCTGGAGCGCTACGTGATGTCCGGCGACTCCATGGACTCCGGAGCCGCGGGCGGCATCTCACAGGGGTCGGTCGTCTTCGAGCGCGCGGTCCCGGTCGGTGACCTGCGGGTCGGCGACGTGATCACGTTCCGGCCGCCCGCCGGCGCTGGCGTCGACGGGCTCGTCACGCACCGGATCGTCAGCATCGGGACCGACGGGATCCGCACCCGGGGCGACGCCGAGGCGGTCCGCGACCCGTGGGTGCTGCACCCGAAGGAGCCGACCCTGCCCCGGGTCGTCTACACGCTCCCGTGGGTCGGCTACGGCTACCTGGTGATCTTCCACCCGATCTCACGCCTGCTGATGGCCGGCTCCGCGGTGCTGCTGGTGCTGCTGATCACCAGTGAGATCCGCCGCCGCCGGGGGGTGGCGGCCACCGGCCACGACGCCCCCGACCAGCCGGAAGCGCCGGTCCCCGGTGCGGCCACCCGCGCGACCGAGGGGAGCGAACGTTGAGTACCGCCCTCGGGCCGGGTGCCGCGGGCCCTATGCTCGCTCCCATGGCGCAACGAGTTCTGGTGGTCGAGGACGAGGAGGACATCGCGTTCCCCCTCGTCCGAACGCTGGAGCGCGAAGGTTACGACGTCTCGTGGGTGGACAGCGGCCAGAAGGCCCTGGACACCATGGCGACCGCACCCGAGGTCGTGATCCTCGACCTCGGGCTCCCGGACATCGACGGCCTCGAGGTGTGCCGCCGGGCCCGGGAGGCGGGGTTCGAGGGCGCGATCATGATCGTCACCGCCCGGGCGGGCGAGCTGGACCGGGTGGTCGGGCTCGACTACGGGGCCGACGACTACCTGGCCAAGCCGTTCGGCCTGGCCGAGCTGCAGGCGCGCGTGCGCGCCCTGTTGCGCCGTACCTCCTCCGGCTCGGCCACGGCCGAGGGCGCGAAGCCCGACGGGCTGCGCATCGACGTGGACGCCCGGCGGGTCTACGCCGGCGACGAGGAGGTCCCGCTCACCGGCAAGGAGTTCGAGGTGTTGAACATCCTCGCCGCCAACCGGGACAAGGTCGTCTCGCGCGGCCGGCTGATGGCCGACGTGTGGGACGAGAACTGGTACGGCTCGACGAAGACGCTCGACGTCACCATCGGACGGCTGCGCCAGAAGCTCGAGAGCGTCGGCGTGACCGACAGGGTGGTGGCCGTTCGAGGTGTGGGGTTCCGCCTCGAGGGCGGCACCCCAGATGCGTGAACGCCTGACGATCGCCTTCGTCGTCCTCACCATCGTCCTGCTCCTCGGCGCCGGCGCGGTGCGGACGTTCGTGCTGCGCGACCTGATCCAGGAGCAGGAGGCCGGCCACCTGCGCCAGGAGGTCGAGCTGATCGGTGCGATCATCGACGACCGGGAGGCGGCCGGTGGGGCGATCGACGACCGG encodes:
- a CDS encoding S26 family signal peptidase, producing the protein MEITTSPHRPASTPWGRLLALVVIVAPVSILVLLPIGLGLERYVMSGDSMDSGAAGGISQGSVVFERAVPVGDLRVGDVITFRPPAGAGVDGLVTHRIVSIGTDGIRTRGDAEAVRDPWVLHPKEPTLPRVVYTLPWVGYGYLVIFHPISRLLMAGSAVLLVLLITSEIRRRRGVAATGHDAPDQPEAPVPGAATRATEGSER
- a CDS encoding response regulator transcription factor gives rise to the protein MAQRVLVVEDEEDIAFPLVRTLEREGYDVSWVDSGQKALDTMATAPEVVILDLGLPDIDGLEVCRRAREAGFEGAIMIVTARAGELDRVVGLDYGADDYLAKPFGLAELQARVRALLRRTSSGSATAEGAKPDGLRIDVDARRVYAGDEEVPLTGKEFEVLNILAANRDKVVSRGRLMADVWDENWYGSTKTLDVTIGRLRQKLESVGVTDRVVAVRGVGFRLEGGTPDA